In Myxococcales bacterium, a single window of DNA contains:
- a CDS encoding glycosyltransferase family 2 protein: MATSSPSAPPSLPVVSPPPAHRPGLPFAVCTLVPAYQAAKTLPDVVHDLRREVPEAAEGPRLLVIDDGSTDGTGALAHALGCTVVAHGDNRGKGAALRTGLATARALGYAAALSVDADGQHPGGSARTVLYASRDPDALVLGVRDLEAAGAPRNNQLSNRISNYFLSLFAGQPLADTQCGLRRYPVARTLALAGRAPGYAYESELLLRAVEARLPLVETVVPVLYPPGELRVTHFDSVRDPARIVVNVLSTLHELSRDRARGPRGSAR, from the coding sequence ATGGCCACCTCTTCTCCTTCTGCGCCTCCGTCCTTGCCTGTCGTGTCTCCGCCGCCAGCGCATCGCCCCGGGCTCCCGTTCGCCGTGTGCACGTTGGTCCCGGCCTACCAGGCGGCCAAGACCCTCCCCGACGTCGTCCACGACCTGCGGCGCGAGGTGCCCGAGGCGGCGGAGGGCCCGCGCCTCCTCGTGATCGACGACGGCTCGACCGACGGCACCGGCGCCCTCGCCCACGCGCTCGGCTGCACGGTGGTCGCCCACGGAGACAACCGTGGCAAGGGCGCGGCGCTCCGCACCGGCCTCGCGACGGCGCGGGCCTTAGGCTACGCGGCGGCGCTCTCGGTCGACGCCGACGGACAGCACCCGGGCGGCTCGGCGCGGACGGTGCTGTACGCGTCGCGTGATCCCGACGCGCTGGTGCTCGGCGTCCGCGACCTCGAGGCGGCCGGCGCGCCGCGCAACAACCAGCTGTCGAACCGCATCTCGAACTACTTTCTCTCGCTGTTCGCGGGCCAGCCCCTCGCCGACACGCAGTGCGGGCTGCGCAGGTACCCGGTGGCGCGCACCCTCGCGCTCGCCGGACGCGCGCCAGGGTACGCGTACGAGTCAGAGCTGCTCCTCCGCGCGGTCGAGGCGAGGCTGCCGCTCGTGGAGACCGTCGTGCCGGTCCTCTACCCGCCCGGCGAGCTCCGCGTGACCCACTTCGACTCGGTCCGCGACCCCGCCCGCATCGTCGTGAACGTGCTCTCGACCCTCCACGAGCTCTCGCGAGACCGCGCGCGCGGTCCTCGCGGAAGCGCGCGGTGA
- a CDS encoding outer membrane lipoprotein carrier protein LolA: MTPDSPDSPDSATAGRLRRRDLFAGLAGVTCASVVGRAHADEAERRPVVGAQLEALFREIAQARRGVRSFSGPFTQTRKLGLMKAKVTSQGRVTLVLPDRLRWELLPPDEVIYWVTPEGLAYRNRSSQGAVGTSDARSLSEGLEDLRAMLGGELGGLRKRYDLSAFMRGDDAVFEAVARASTPGHDPRARGLASFSFGIGKDRARPAFASLVERNGDRSDIRFGELRLNVPVEPRTMHL; encoded by the coding sequence ATGACGCCCGATTCGCCCGATTCGCCCGACTCTGCCACCGCGGGCCGCTTGCGGCGCCGCGACCTGTTCGCCGGGCTCGCCGGGGTCACGTGCGCGTCGGTGGTGGGGCGCGCGCACGCCGACGAGGCGGAGCGGCGCCCGGTCGTCGGTGCCCAGCTCGAGGCGCTGTTCCGCGAGATCGCGCAGGCGCGGCGGGGCGTGCGATCGTTCAGCGGCCCCTTCACACAGACTCGCAAGCTCGGCCTCATGAAGGCGAAGGTCACGTCGCAAGGGCGCGTCACGCTGGTGCTCCCGGACCGTCTGCGATGGGAGCTCCTCCCGCCTGACGAGGTCATCTACTGGGTCACGCCCGAGGGGCTCGCGTACCGCAACCGCTCGAGCCAGGGCGCGGTGGGCACGAGCGACGCCCGCAGCCTGTCCGAGGGCCTCGAGGACCTCCGCGCGATGCTCGGCGGTGAGCTCGGGGGCCTGCGCAAGCGCTACGATCTCTCGGCGTTCATGCGCGGCGACGACGCCGTGTTCGAGGCGGTCGCGCGGGCGTCCACGCCGGGGCACGACCCGCGCGCGCGAGGGCTCGCCTCGTTCTCGTTCGGCATCGGCAAAGACCGCGCTCGACCCGCGTTCGCCTCGCTCGTGGAGCGCAACGGCGATCGCAGCGACATTCGCTTCGGAGAGCTCCGGCTCAACGTCCCGGTCGAGCCACGCACGATGCACCTCTGA
- a CDS encoding GNAT family N-acetyltransferase, with translation MLAVPTRAEARGRPLESARLVLTPLDPLDAREMFASVEASRAHLEPWLPWVPYTVDLDSTLRYAESSASDWDLGRGCRLAIRERATRRFVGVVGLEALSHMHENADLGYWLRLDCSGRGYMTEAANQVVVWAFSVLRAHRVRVAAATDNHASLAVIRRLGFRLEGIAREAERCHGRWLDHAMFSLLATDARSV, from the coding sequence ATGCTCGCGGTCCCCACACGCGCCGAAGCCCGCGGGCGCCCGCTCGAGAGCGCCCGGCTCGTGCTCACCCCGCTCGACCCACTGGACGCGCGTGAGATGTTTGCGTCGGTCGAGGCCTCACGCGCGCACCTGGAGCCGTGGCTCCCGTGGGTGCCCTACACTGTCGATCTCGACTCCACGCTGCGCTACGCGGAGTCGAGCGCCTCGGACTGGGACCTCGGCCGCGGCTGCCGCCTCGCGATCCGCGAGCGCGCCACGCGCCGGTTCGTGGGCGTGGTTGGCCTCGAGGCGCTCTCGCACATGCACGAGAACGCGGACCTCGGGTACTGGCTGCGGCTCGACTGCTCCGGCCGAGGCTACATGACCGAGGCCGCGAACCAGGTCGTGGTGTGGGCCTTCAGCGTCCTGCGCGCGCACCGCGTCCGCGTGGCCGCCGCGACCGACAACCACGCGTCGCTCGCGGTGATTCGCAGGCTCGGCTTCCGGCTCGAGGGCATCGCCCGCGAGGCCGAGCGCTGCCACGGCCGCTGGCTCGATCACGCGATGTTCTCGCTCCTCGCGACCGACGCGAGGAGCGTGTAG
- a CDS encoding ABC transporter substrate-binding protein, translating to MNILFDELQRQHIFNVAPKRVVSLVPSDTLTLADLGVGGALVGRTDYCELPASLVAGVPSVGGTKNPRIDDVCDLAPDLVLANKEENTKADLEKLVKRGVRVFIAFPTRVAQGIAHMARLARAFHVEGDPAVRDLVRDGYQMLREAEAARGRRTPLGTFCPIWMDPLMTIHDRTYISDALDLAGAANVFADRERRYPLAADLGKRAPLPPEQVAGRDTRYPRITLDEVVARAPELVLLPDEPHPFSEQDARVFLAQDTPAARRGAVVRTSGKDICWYGSRAVQGIPRLRALVDGLRESGPA from the coding sequence ATGAACATCCTCTTCGACGAGCTGCAGCGCCAGCACATCTTCAACGTGGCGCCGAAGCGCGTGGTGTCCCTCGTGCCGAGCGACACGCTCACGCTCGCCGATCTCGGTGTTGGAGGGGCCCTCGTGGGGCGCACCGACTACTGTGAGCTGCCCGCGTCGCTGGTCGCGGGCGTGCCCTCCGTGGGCGGCACGAAGAACCCTCGGATCGACGACGTCTGCGATCTCGCCCCGGATCTCGTGCTCGCCAACAAGGAGGAGAACACGAAGGCCGACCTCGAGAAGCTCGTGAAGCGGGGCGTGCGCGTGTTCATCGCGTTCCCGACCCGCGTCGCCCAGGGCATCGCCCACATGGCGAGGCTCGCGCGCGCGTTCCACGTCGAGGGCGACCCCGCGGTCCGCGACCTCGTACGCGACGGCTACCAGATGCTCCGCGAGGCCGAGGCGGCGCGCGGCAGGCGAACGCCGCTCGGCACGTTCTGCCCCATCTGGATGGACCCGCTCATGACCATCCACGACCGCACCTACATCAGCGACGCGCTCGATCTCGCCGGGGCGGCCAACGTGTTCGCGGATCGCGAGCGCCGCTACCCGCTGGCCGCCGATCTCGGCAAGCGCGCGCCCCTGCCGCCCGAGCAGGTGGCCGGGCGCGACACGCGCTACCCCCGCATCACGCTCGACGAGGTCGTCGCGCGCGCGCCGGAGCTCGTCCTGCTGCCCGACGAGCCTCACCCGTTCTCCGAGCAAGACGCGCGTGTGTTTCTCGCGCAGGACACCCCGGCCGCGCGGCGGGGCGCGGTCGTTCGGACGAGCGGCAAGGACATCTGCTGGTACGGCTCGCGCGCCGTTCAGGGCATCCCGCGCCTTCGGGCCCTGGTCGACGGGCTCCGCGAGAGCGGCCCCGCCTGA
- a CDS encoding dihydrofolate reductase yields the protein MRPLALVACVANAGAIGLKGGMPWHIPEDLRHFRNVTLGHAVVMGRRTHASIGRPLPGRRNIIVSRDRALEAPGCETATSLDQALALAWEGDDEPRVIGGAAIYRDALPRVTRVFLTRLHRDVEADVFFPLEGLAGFHETERVAGETDGVEFVTFQREAPAR from the coding sequence GTGAGACCGCTCGCGCTCGTCGCGTGTGTCGCCAACGCCGGGGCGATCGGCCTGAAGGGCGGGATGCCTTGGCATATTCCTGAGGACTTGCGTCACTTTAGGAACGTGACGTTGGGGCACGCCGTCGTCATGGGGCGCAGGACCCACGCGTCGATCGGGCGGCCGCTGCCGGGTCGACGGAACATCATCGTCAGCCGCGACCGAGCGCTCGAGGCGCCGGGCTGCGAGACGGCGACCTCCCTCGACCAGGCCCTCGCGCTCGCGTGGGAAGGGGACGACGAGCCGCGCGTGATCGGCGGCGCGGCGATCTACCGCGACGCGCTCCCGCGGGTCACGCGGGTGTTCCTGACGCGGCTCCACCGCGACGTCGAGGCCGACGTGTTCTTCCCGCTCGAGGGCCTCGCGGGGTTCCACGAGACCGAGCGCGTGGCCGGCGAGACCGACGGCGTCGAGTTCGTCACGTTCCAGCGCGAGGCGCCCGCGCGATGA
- the thyA gene encoding thymidylate synthase — MQRYLDLLEHVLTRGKRREDRTGTGTLGIFGHQLRFDLREGFPLLTTKKVHFRSVAHELFWFLRGETHTRSLKADNVRIWDEWATPEQTARFGREAGELGPVYGHQWRNFGATAAATGGYENDGVDQIARVARDLRERPASRRLVVTGWNPREADLVALPPCHTLFQLYVQDGELSCQLYQRSADLFLGVPFNIASYALLTHLLAHSTGLRVGELVHTFGDAHLYLNHLDQARTQLARAPRPAPKLTILGPPKEPWDYRFDDVALEGYDPHPAIRAEVSV, encoded by the coding sequence ATGCAGCGCTATCTCGACCTCCTCGAGCACGTGCTTACCCGGGGCAAGCGTCGAGAAGACCGCACCGGCACCGGCACGTTGGGCATCTTCGGGCACCAGCTTCGCTTCGATCTCCGCGAAGGCTTCCCGCTGCTCACGACGAAGAAGGTCCACTTCCGCTCGGTCGCGCACGAGCTCTTCTGGTTCCTCCGCGGCGAGACCCACACGCGCTCGCTCAAGGCCGACAACGTACGAATCTGGGACGAGTGGGCGACGCCCGAGCAGACCGCGCGCTTCGGTCGCGAAGCGGGCGAGCTCGGGCCCGTCTACGGGCACCAGTGGCGAAACTTCGGCGCCACGGCCGCGGCCACCGGCGGCTACGAGAACGACGGCGTCGACCAGATCGCGCGGGTGGCCCGCGATCTGCGCGAGCGTCCCGCGAGCCGCCGCCTCGTCGTCACGGGGTGGAACCCACGCGAGGCCGATCTCGTGGCGTTGCCGCCCTGCCACACGCTCTTCCAGCTCTACGTGCAGGACGGCGAGCTGTCCTGTCAGCTCTACCAGCGGAGCGCCGATCTCTTCCTCGGCGTGCCCTTCAACATCGCGAGCTACGCGCTGCTCACGCACTTGCTCGCGCACTCGACCGGGCTCCGCGTGGGCGAGCTCGTCCACACCTTCGGCGACGCGCACCTCTACCTGAACCACCTCGACCAGGCCCGCACCCAGCTCGCGCGGGCGCCGCGCCCCGCTCCCAAGCTCACCATCCTCGGCCCCCCGAAGGAGCCCTGGGACTACCGCTTCGACGACGTCGCGCTCGAGGGCTACGACCCGCATCCGGCCATCCGCGCCGAGGTGAGTGTGTGA